One genomic segment of Candidatus Edwardsbacteria bacterium includes these proteins:
- the rpoC gene encoding DNA-directed RNA polymerase subunit beta': MAEARKNVPAEQENKNYDFDSIRIGLASPELVMSWSYGEVTKPETINYRTFKPERDGLFCEKIFGPTKDWECNCGKYKKIRFRGVVCDRCGVEVTLSKVRRERMGHIKLAVPVAHIWYVKSLPSRVGQLLGVTMRDLERVLYYESYIVIDPGASSHHKKDLINEEQCIRAEEEFGKDFVAKMGAEAVRDLLKEINLDDLSAELKVGLRREVSVESKKDLLKRLRIVEALRQSGNRPEWMIMDILPVIPPDLRPLVPLEGGRFATSDLNDLYRRVLTRNNRLKKIIDMRAPEIILRNEKRMLQDAVDALLDNGRRSRAIKGRGNRELKSLSDILRGKQGRFRQNLLGKRVDYSGRSVIVVGPELKPYQCGLPKSMALELFKPFILKKLEEKGYVQSVKGAKRLVEKEKPGVWEILEDIVKEHPVLLNRAPTLHRLGIQAFEPVLIEGKAIRIHPLVCAAFNADFDGDQMAVHVPLSYEAQIEAATLMLSSNNILLPASGKPVITPKLDIVIGCYYLTKPRADSKGQGKVFAHQDEVILAHHNEVVDIHAKIKLRLEGRMIETTVGRVLFNEIVPKELGYVNETMFKKALDKLAMASFRKIGSYKTAMFMDEVKKIGFKYATQSGVTISLSDIIVPSEKQALIDKGIESVEKIKGQYRKGVITDTERYNKVIDIWTHVNNQVTESLLKGMAEDKNGFNPVFMLFDSEARGTREQVRQLGGMRGLMAKPQKRFTGQEIIETPILNNFREGLTVVEYFISTHGARKGLADTALKTSEAGYLTRRLVDVAQDIIITEDDCGTILGDERGALKEGEDIIETLKDRILGRVAMEDVVSPITGEVIVSSGQEINEEASEEIEEAGIEKVKIRSVLTCEAKRGLCRRCYGRNLGTGHLVDMGEAIGVMGAQSIGEPGTQLTLRTFHIGGTSSRIAAQSKVTVKIPGTLEFKGLETVTMESGEVVAINRDGEIILHGEKNNVKTRYSVPYASVLKVADKAAVLPGDIIFEWDPHTAAILAEHTGTVQLADMVPDVTISEEFDDITGMRRPMVIESKDRSLYPHINIVDKRGKVRSSYPIPIGARIMVQEGQNISAGEFLAKTPREISKSRDITAGLPRVAELFEARKPSDPAVVTEIDGRVKFGEISKGQRTIVVKNENDEERAYLIPHGKHLYVREGDRVRAGEKLTEGSINPHDILRIKG; the protein is encoded by the coding sequence ATGGCTGAAGCGAGAAAAAACGTTCCTGCCGAGCAGGAAAATAAAAATTATGATTTCGATTCGATAAGGATCGGTCTGGCCTCCCCCGAACTGGTGATGTCCTGGTCCTACGGCGAGGTCACTAAGCCGGAGACCATCAACTACCGGACCTTCAAGCCGGAGAGGGACGGGCTGTTCTGCGAGAAGATATTCGGGCCCACCAAGGACTGGGAGTGCAACTGCGGAAAATATAAAAAGATCCGCTTCCGGGGTGTGGTCTGCGACCGCTGCGGAGTGGAGGTCACCCTTTCCAAGGTCCGCCGGGAGAGAATGGGGCATATCAAGCTGGCGGTGCCGGTGGCCCATATCTGGTACGTCAAATCCCTGCCCAGCCGGGTGGGGCAGCTGCTGGGCGTTACCATGCGGGATCTGGAGCGGGTGCTGTATTACGAATCGTATATTGTGATAGACCCGGGCGCCAGCAGCCACCATAAGAAGGACCTGATCAACGAGGAACAGTGCATCAGGGCCGAGGAGGAGTTCGGCAAGGACTTCGTGGCCAAGATGGGAGCCGAGGCGGTGCGCGACCTGCTGAAGGAGATCAACCTGGACGATCTTTCGGCCGAGCTGAAGGTGGGCTTACGGCGCGAGGTTTCGGTCGAGAGCAAGAAGGACCTACTGAAGCGGTTGAGGATCGTGGAGGCCCTGCGCCAGTCCGGCAATCGTCCGGAGTGGATGATAATGGACATCCTGCCGGTGATCCCGCCGGACCTAAGGCCCCTGGTTCCATTGGAGGGCGGGCGCTTCGCCACCTCCGACCTTAACGACCTGTACCGCCGGGTGCTGACCCGCAACAACCGCCTGAAGAAGATCATCGACATGCGGGCCCCGGAGATCATTTTGCGCAACGAGAAGCGGATGCTGCAAGATGCGGTGGACGCCCTGCTGGACAACGGCCGCCGCTCCCGGGCCATCAAGGGCCGGGGCAACCGCGAGCTGAAGAGCCTGTCCGACATCCTGCGCGGCAAACAGGGCCGGTTCCGCCAGAACCTGCTGGGCAAGCGGGTGGACTACTCCGGCCGGTCGGTGATCGTGGTCGGCCCCGAGCTGAAGCCCTACCAGTGCGGCCTTCCCAAGAGCATGGCCCTGGAGCTGTTCAAACCGTTCATCCTGAAAAAGTTGGAGGAGAAGGGCTATGTCCAGAGCGTCAAGGGCGCCAAACGGCTGGTGGAGAAGGAGAAGCCCGGCGTCTGGGAGATCCTGGAGGATATCGTCAAGGAGCATCCGGTCCTGCTGAACCGGGCCCCCACCCTGCACCGCCTGGGCATTCAGGCCTTTGAGCCGGTGTTGATAGAGGGCAAGGCCATCCGGATCCATCCCCTGGTCTGCGCGGCCTTCAACGCCGACTTTGACGGCGATCAGATGGCGGTGCACGTGCCGCTGTCCTACGAGGCCCAGATCGAGGCGGCTACCCTGATGCTTTCGTCTAACAATATTCTGCTGCCGGCCTCCGGTAAGCCGGTGATCACCCCCAAGCTGGACATAGTCATCGGCTGTTATTACCTGACCAAGCCCAGGGCCGACTCCAAGGGCCAGGGCAAGGTGTTCGCCCATCAGGATGAGGTGATCCTGGCCCATCACAACGAGGTGGTGGACATCCATGCCAAGATCAAGCTGAGGCTGGAGGGCCGGATGATAGAGACCACCGTGGGGCGGGTGCTGTTCAATGAAATCGTTCCCAAGGAGCTGGGCTATGTCAACGAAACCATGTTCAAGAAAGCCCTGGATAAACTGGCCATGGCCTCCTTCCGCAAGATCGGCAGCTACAAGACGGCCATGTTCATGGACGAGGTAAAGAAGATAGGCTTCAAGTACGCCACCCAGTCCGGGGTGACCATCAGCCTGTCCGACATCATCGTTCCTTCCGAGAAACAGGCCCTGATCGATAAGGGCATCGAGTCGGTGGAGAAGATCAAGGGCCAGTACCGCAAGGGCGTCATCACCGACACCGAAAGATACAACAAGGTCATCGACATCTGGACCCATGTCAACAACCAGGTTACCGAGAGCCTGCTCAAGGGCATGGCCGAGGATAAGAACGGCTTCAACCCGGTGTTCATGCTCTTCGATTCCGAGGCCCGGGGCACCCGGGAGCAGGTCCGGCAGCTGGGCGGCATGCGCGGCCTGATGGCCAAACCCCAGAAGCGTTTCACCGGACAGGAGATCATCGAGACCCCCATCCTGAACAACTTCCGGGAGGGGTTGACGGTGGTGGAATATTTCATCTCCACCCACGGAGCCCGAAAGGGCCTGGCCGACACCGCCCTGAAGACCTCGGAGGCCGGCTACCTTACCCGGAGGCTGGTGGACGTGGCCCAGGATATCATCATTACCGAGGACGACTGCGGCACCATCCTGGGCGATGAGCGCGGAGCATTAAAAGAGGGCGAGGACATCATCGAAACCCTCAAGGACCGCATCCTGGGAAGGGTGGCCATGGAGGACGTGGTCAGCCCCATCACCGGGGAGGTCATCGTCAGCTCCGGTCAGGAGATAAATGAGGAGGCCTCCGAGGAGATTGAGGAAGCCGGCATCGAGAAAGTCAAGATCCGTTCGGTGCTTACCTGCGAGGCCAAGCGCGGTCTGTGCCGCAGGTGCTACGGGCGCAACCTGGGCACCGGCCACCTGGTGGACATGGGCGAGGCCATTGGCGTGATGGGGGCCCAGAGCATCGGCGAGCCGGGCACCCAGCTGACCCTGAGAACCTTCCACATCGGCGGCACCTCGTCCCGCATCGCGGCCCAGTCCAAGGTCACCGTCAAGATCCCGGGCACCCTGGAGTTCAAGGGGCTGGAGACCGTCACCATGGAATCGGGCGAGGTGGTGGCCATCAACCGGGACGGCGAGATAATTTTGCATGGCGAGAAAAACAACGTTAAGACCCGCTACAGCGTGCCTTACGCCTCGGTGCTGAAGGTGGCGGACAAGGCGGCGGTGCTCCCGGGAGACATCATCTTCGAGTGGGATCCCCATACCGCGGCCATTCTGGCCGAGCACACCGGTACGGTGCAGCTGGCCGACATGGTGCCCGATGTCACCATCTCCGAGGAATTCGACGACATCACCGGCATGCGGCGCCCCATGGTCATCGAGAGCAAGGACCGGAGCCTCTATCCGCACATCAATATCGTCGACAAACGCGGCAAGGTGCGTTCCAGCTATCCCATCCCCATCGGGGCCCGGATCATGGTCCAGGAAGGCCAGAATATCTCGGCCGGCGAATTCCTGGCCAAGACCCCCCGGGAGATATCCAAGAGCCGCGACATCACCGCCGGCCTGCCCCGGGTGGCCGAGCTGTTCGAGGCCCGCAAACCCTCCGATCCCGCGGTGGTCACCGAGATCGACGGCCGGGTCAAGTTCGGCG